In the Bacteroidales bacterium genome, one interval contains:
- a CDS encoding NAD(P)/FAD-dependent oxidoreductase: MSIKIPDTNKKRVVIAGGGFAGLKLATRLNNSDFQVILIDRNNYHQFQPLFYQVATAGLEPSAISFPLRKIFQKSSNIIIRVTDILSINTDNQEIQTGLGSIHYDFLVIATGANTNFFGMKHISEHAIPMKSVSEALSLRNHILQNFEDAITCDDPAILSELLTVVVVGGGPTGVEVSGTLAEMRRYILPKDYPEIDFSKMNIHLIEAGSKLLNGMSNVSSAKATAYLGKLGVKVRTNAQVSDYDGKIVSIHDGTTILTGTLVWAAGITGNRIIGLPDNVYKGGNRIKVDRFNRVEGFDNLFAIGDIASMSEPDFQFGHPQMAQPAIQQAKLLAKNLIAFDRKLKPKEFHYTNKGSMATIGRNLAVVDLPFLKFQGFFAWLTWMFVHLMAIVGVKNRLLIFINWFWNYITYDQSLRLIIKPFKKGTP, translated from the coding sequence ATGTCAATCAAGATTCCGGACACAAATAAAAAACGTGTCGTTATTGCAGGGGGAGGTTTTGCTGGATTGAAACTTGCCACCAGACTTAACAATTCTGATTTCCAGGTAATTCTGATTGATAGAAATAACTATCACCAGTTCCAGCCTCTATTTTACCAGGTTGCTACCGCCGGACTTGAGCCCAGCGCTATTTCCTTTCCCCTGAGAAAGATCTTTCAGAAGTCATCAAATATTATTATCAGGGTAACTGATATACTCTCCATCAACACTGACAATCAGGAAATCCAAACCGGTTTAGGGAGTATTCACTATGATTTCCTTGTAATTGCCACCGGTGCCAATACCAATTTCTTTGGAATGAAGCATATCAGTGAACATGCCATTCCTATGAAATCAGTCAGCGAAGCCTTGAGCCTCAGGAATCATATACTTCAGAATTTTGAAGATGCAATCACCTGCGATGACCCTGCTATTCTTTCTGAATTACTAACTGTTGTTGTTGTCGGCGGAGGCCCAACTGGAGTTGAAGTATCAGGAACCCTGGCTGAAATGCGAAGATATATCCTTCCTAAAGATTACCCGGAAATTGATTTCAGTAAAATGAACATTCACCTGATTGAAGCCGGAAGTAAACTATTGAATGGGATGAGTAATGTTTCATCAGCAAAAGCAACAGCCTACCTTGGGAAATTGGGAGTTAAAGTCAGAACAAATGCACAGGTTAGCGATTATGACGGAAAAATAGTCTCCATTCACGATGGTACGACCATCCTGACGGGTACCCTTGTTTGGGCTGCAGGAATCACAGGAAACAGGATCATAGGGTTACCTGACAATGTATATAAAGGAGGAAACAGGATAAAAGTAGACCGGTTTAACCGGGTAGAAGGATTTGATAACCTTTTCGCCATTGGTGATATCGCCAGCATGTCGGAGCCTGATTTCCAATTCGGGCATCCCCAAATGGCTCAGCCGGCAATACAACAAGCTAAATTGCTTGCAAAAAACTTAATAGCCTTCGACCGGAAACTTAAACCTAAAGAATTCCACTATACGAATAAGGGTTCAATGGCTACTATCGGACGAAACCTGGCTGTAGTGGACCTCCCCTTTCTGAAATTCCAGGGCTTCTTTGCCTGGCTCACATGGATGTTTGTCCACCTGATGGCTATCGTTGGCGTCAAAAACAGATTGCTTATTTTTATCAACTGGTTCTGGAACTATATCACCTACGATCAATCCCTTCGATTAATCATAAAACCTTTCAAAAAAGGAACACCTTAA
- a CDS encoding proline--tRNA ligase → MAKDFISREENYSQWYNDLVLKADLAENSAVRGCMVIKPYGYAIWEKIQAQLDKMFKDTGHVNAYFPLFIPKSFFSKEASHVEGFAKECAVVTHYRLKNSPDGKGVIVDPDAKLEEELIVRPTSETIIWDTYRNWIQSYRDLPILVNQWANVVRWEMRTRLFLRTAEFLWQEGHTAHATEQEAIKEAELMLEVYAEFAEKFMAIPVLKGVKSPNERFAGAIETYCIEALMQDGKALQAGTSHFLGQNFAKAFDVQFLSKENKLEYVWATSWGVSTRLMGALVMSHSDDNGLVLPPRLAPIQVVIIPIHKTEEQLELISVKAKEIMNALKLKGISVKYDDRDTYKPGWKFNEYEFKGVPVRIVMGPRDLENGTVEVARRDTLEKSVFQLTDIENKIEHLLDNIQENLFQKALSFRENNTFTADTWEEFNHILDNSGGFVSAHWDGTPETEQKIKEESKATIRLIPLNNKKEEGLCIYSGKPSTQRVLFARAY, encoded by the coding sequence ATGGCGAAAGATTTTATTAGTCGGGAAGAGAATTATTCTCAATGGTACAATGACCTGGTTCTGAAAGCGGACCTGGCAGAGAACTCAGCTGTTCGGGGCTGTATGGTTATCAAACCTTATGGTTATGCTATTTGGGAGAAAATCCAGGCACAATTAGATAAGATGTTCAAGGATACAGGGCATGTGAATGCCTATTTCCCTTTATTTATTCCAAAATCATTTTTTAGCAAAGAGGCTTCTCATGTGGAGGGATTTGCGAAGGAATGTGCGGTTGTGACTCATTACCGGTTAAAGAATTCTCCGGATGGTAAAGGGGTTATTGTAGATCCTGACGCCAAACTGGAAGAAGAACTGATTGTCCGGCCTACTTCAGAAACGATAATCTGGGATACATACAGGAACTGGATTCAGTCATACAGGGATTTGCCCATACTTGTAAATCAATGGGCCAATGTTGTGAGATGGGAAATGCGTACGAGGCTTTTTCTCAGGACTGCAGAATTTCTTTGGCAGGAAGGCCATACCGCGCATGCTACTGAGCAGGAAGCAATAAAGGAAGCAGAGCTTATGCTTGAAGTGTATGCCGAATTTGCCGAGAAATTTATGGCTATTCCTGTCCTTAAAGGTGTGAAGTCACCGAATGAGAGATTTGCAGGTGCGATAGAAACATATTGTATTGAAGCATTAATGCAGGATGGGAAAGCATTGCAGGCCGGAACATCACACTTTCTAGGTCAGAACTTTGCCAAGGCTTTTGATGTTCAGTTCCTTAGTAAGGAAAATAAACTTGAGTATGTTTGGGCCACATCATGGGGAGTATCAACCCGCCTGATGGGTGCCCTTGTCATGTCGCATTCTGATGATAATGGTTTGGTTTTACCTCCGCGCCTGGCTCCAATTCAGGTGGTTATTATACCAATTCATAAGACTGAAGAGCAGCTTGAATTAATTTCAGTAAAAGCAAAGGAAATAATGAATGCTCTTAAGTTAAAAGGGATTTCAGTCAAATATGATGACAGAGATACTTATAAACCTGGCTGGAAGTTTAATGAATATGAATTCAAGGGTGTACCTGTAAGGATTGTTATGGGTCCAAGAGATCTTGAAAATGGCACTGTTGAAGTAGCAAGACGTGATACTCTTGAGAAAAGTGTTTTTCAACTCACGGATATCGAGAATAAGATTGAGCATCTTCTGGATAATATACAGGAAAACCTATTTCAAAAAGCTCTTTCATTCAGGGAGAATAACACCTTTACTGCTGATACATGGGAGGAATTCAATCATATTCTTGATAACAGCGGAGGATTTGTTTCCGCACACTGGGATGGTACTCCTGAAACCGAACAGAAAATCAAGGAGGAATCGAAGGCAACTATCAGATTGATACCCCTCAACAATAAGAAAGAAGAAGGGTTGTGCATATATAGCGGGAAGCCTTCTACTCAAAGGGTTCTTTTTGCAAGGGCTTACTAG
- the kdsB gene encoding 3-deoxy-manno-octulosonate cytidylyltransferase, which produces MALRVLGVIPARYASTRFPGKPLTMIGQRSMIQCVYEQAKKCDAFLKVLVATDDQRIYDHVLGFGGEAMMTSTEHKSGTERIGEVVSTLRTLNLTYDVVVNIQGDEPLLDPAQIESLLHCFSVPGIEISTLIKEIKDYEDIINPNVVKVVTTQDGLALYFSRSPIPYVRDYKDKDWLLRARFFKHLGLYAYRSDILEKIVKLNLSVLEKAESLEQLRWLENGFRINVVHTDIETIAIDTPEDLLKLTNKI; this is translated from the coding sequence ATGGCTTTAAGAGTATTGGGAGTTATTCCTGCACGATATGCCTCCACCCGATTTCCGGGGAAACCTTTGACAATGATTGGTCAGAGGAGTATGATTCAATGTGTGTATGAGCAGGCAAAGAAATGTGATGCATTTTTGAAAGTACTTGTTGCTACTGATGATCAGAGGATATATGATCATGTATTAGGTTTCGGGGGTGAAGCAATGATGACTTCTACTGAGCACAAATCAGGTACCGAGCGAATCGGAGAAGTGGTAAGTACACTAAGAACCCTGAATCTGACTTATGATGTAGTTGTAAATATTCAGGGTGATGAGCCTTTGTTGGATCCTGCCCAAATTGAAAGCCTACTGCATTGTTTTTCAGTTCCGGGAATAGAAATTTCTACACTGATCAAGGAAATTAAAGATTATGAGGATATTATAAATCCTAATGTTGTAAAGGTGGTCACGACTCAGGATGGTCTTGCACTTTATTTCAGCCGCTCACCCATTCCTTATGTAAGAGATTATAAAGATAAAGATTGGTTATTGAGAGCAAGGTTTTTCAAACATTTAGGCTTATATGCTTATCGTTCAGATATTTTGGAGAAAATAGTGAAGTTAAATTTGTCTGTCCTTGAAAAGGCGGAGTCTTTGGAACAATTAAGATGGCTGGAGAATGGTTTTCGCATAAATGTGGTTCATACTGATATTGAAACTATTGCAATCGATACCCCCGAAGATTTATTAAAACTTACTAACAAAATTTGA
- a CDS encoding SPOR domain-containing protein, producing MKVQYISELLYRHECVIVPGFGGFITSYVPARVDSLTHRFYPPSCEVAFNESLSTNDGILANHISKVEGITYREAIDEIRFWVEDVVVLLRSGEKFEMAALGVFVMGPVGNIQFEPESGLNYLGNSFGLPSFVAQSVTRKRDKVEESPRRVQPRPGRIIAETLKWAAVIVPFVAFTLWGTMNTDKLGNYVQNYSGFYSWVKSTPGKTSTHDIKQVAINQTVVEEPVVVSPGGLLNAAGIELSPASISYDAMRLLTVSETKAAVAVSPVNNAYYIIGGAFKEHSNALKMVSELNQKGHPAMIVDTTARGMYVVGIQGFVSRLEALHALPGIQEAGYTGAWIMRKK from the coding sequence ATGAAAGTGCAATACATAAGTGAGTTACTTTACAGGCATGAATGCGTAATAGTTCCTGGATTTGGGGGATTTATTACCAGTTATGTTCCTGCTCGTGTTGATTCCTTAACTCACAGGTTTTATCCTCCTTCATGTGAAGTAGCTTTTAATGAGAGTCTTTCTACGAATGATGGGATTCTTGCCAATCATATTTCGAAAGTAGAGGGGATCACTTATAGGGAGGCCATTGATGAAATCAGGTTCTGGGTTGAGGATGTAGTTGTGTTGCTCAGGTCAGGGGAAAAATTTGAAATGGCCGCTTTAGGTGTTTTCGTGATGGGTCCGGTTGGAAACATTCAATTTGAACCTGAATCCGGACTCAATTATTTAGGAAATTCATTTGGGCTCCCAAGTTTTGTTGCACAATCCGTTACCCGGAAAAGAGATAAGGTTGAAGAATCCCCGCGTCGGGTTCAGCCTCGTCCGGGGAGAATTATAGCAGAAACACTCAAATGGGCTGCAGTTATTGTTCCTTTTGTTGCTTTTACTTTATGGGGAACCATGAATACTGATAAGCTTGGGAATTATGTGCAGAATTATTCAGGTTTCTATTCCTGGGTAAAATCTACACCCGGTAAAACATCGACCCACGACATAAAGCAAGTAGCAATAAATCAAACTGTTGTTGAAGAGCCTGTAGTTGTCTCTCCTGGTGGTTTATTGAATGCTGCAGGAATTGAGCTTTCACCTGCCTCTATTTCATATGATGCGATGCGGTTATTAACCGTAAGTGAAACAAAAGCTGCTGTTGCTGTATCTCCTGTAAACAATGCATATTATATCATTGGTGGTGCTTTTAAGGAACATAGCAATGCTCTTAAGATGGTTTCTGAACTCAACCAGAAAGGCCATCCTGCGATGATAGTGGATACAACAGCCAGGGGTATGTATGTTGTAGGCATACAAGGTTTTGTCAGCCGGCTGGAGGCTCTTCATGCTCTTCCGGGAATTCAGGAGGCTGGTTATACAGGAGCCTGGATCATGCGTAAAAAATAA
- the trmB gene encoding tRNA (guanosine(46)-N7)-methyltransferase TrmB, which produces MAKRKLERFAENATFPHFFQPTWEELQAGFPLRGNWKKDYFMNDHPLIIEVGCGKGEYTVDLAGRYPSNNYIGLDKKGARMWRGAKTTHIMQKRNVAFIRVLAENLPSIFAESEIDEIWITFPEPQPNSPRAKKRFTSPQFLARFRSVLKAGGVIHLKTDNDVMFQYTLDVIREFGHQLLYQSDDLYLNPDDQEVKDVIPVKTHYEKIWLEQGLKIKYLRFSLGPL; this is translated from the coding sequence TTGGCTAAGCGTAAACTTGAACGATTTGCTGAAAATGCAACATTCCCGCATTTTTTTCAGCCCACCTGGGAGGAACTTCAGGCTGGTTTTCCATTAAGAGGTAATTGGAAGAAGGACTATTTTATGAATGATCACCCTCTTATTATTGAAGTTGGGTGTGGGAAAGGGGAGTACACTGTTGACCTCGCGGGCCGGTATCCTTCAAATAACTACATTGGATTGGATAAAAAGGGAGCAAGGATGTGGAGGGGAGCTAAGACTACCCATATCATGCAAAAGCGGAATGTAGCTTTCATAAGGGTACTTGCGGAAAATCTGCCTTCGATTTTTGCTGAATCAGAAATAGATGAGATATGGATTACATTCCCGGAACCTCAGCCTAATAGTCCCAGGGCAAAGAAACGATTTACTTCCCCCCAGTTTCTGGCCCGGTTCAGATCGGTACTCAAAGCCGGTGGAGTTATACATCTCAAGACAGACAACGATGTGATGTTTCAATACACACTTGATGTAATCAGGGAATTCGGTCATCAATTATTATATCAGAGTGATGACCTATATTTGAACCCGGATGATCAGGAGGTCAAGGATGTTATACCGGTGAAAACACATTATGAAAAGATCTGGCTGGAGCAAGGATTGAAAATCAAGTATCTCAGGTTTTCATTAGGTCCTTTGTAA
- a CDS encoding MGMT family protein codes for MSDISFFERVYEVAKMIPYGRVTSYGAIARFLGSGGSARMVGWAMNASHHSLQEIPAHRVVNRNGLLSGKHHFGGPDVMRQLLESEGVMIVGDQIQQFSVLFWDPLKEIERV; via the coding sequence ATGAGCGATATCAGTTTTTTCGAAAGAGTTTATGAGGTTGCAAAAATGATCCCTTATGGAAGGGTCACCTCCTATGGTGCTATTGCCAGGTTTCTGGGTTCAGGAGGATCAGCCAGGATGGTCGGATGGGCCATGAATGCTTCTCATCACAGTTTACAGGAAATACCTGCTCATCGGGTAGTCAATCGCAACGGACTTCTATCAGGGAAGCATCATTTTGGTGGACCAGATGTAATGAGACAGTTGTTGGAAAGTGAAGGCGTTATGATCGTAGGTGACCAGATACAGCAATTTTCCGTACTTTTCTGGGATCCTTTGAAAGAAATCGAAAGAGTATAG
- a CDS encoding trypsin-like peptidase domain-containing protein encodes MRPITHIYRLLLQAFIFVIILAGCSKHTYKTVYPALHDNRYDAEFPYANCSQQLETILKSVKKVTCYTNYRTYVFGTNSNITLNDLNIGQVKDKAEASIYTNEATSGTAVIIQSTDKQMLLLTCAHIVDLPDTLISYSEYGDLQNQFIHSISLKVKQQIVIKDVPENNRFSILCSDRKKDIAILGRTFSVPAATPIPPPFDYPFGDSDHLEWGSFVYLAGYPVGQLMITKGIVSKAPDKTSNFLTDASFNEGLSGGIVLAIKDGVPNFELVGISRSVSARNEYFLKPEKDIHEFNYNPSIPYSGPLYVNQKKDINYGVSFVIPINHIKQFILDNHKDLASKGFDIIPVINNN; translated from the coding sequence GTGAGACCAATCACCCACATATACCGCTTGCTATTGCAAGCTTTTATATTTGTAATAATACTGGCCGGCTGTTCAAAACATACCTACAAAACAGTGTATCCTGCGCTTCATGATAACAGGTATGATGCTGAATTCCCCTATGCAAATTGCTCTCAGCAACTGGAAACGATCCTTAAATCAGTAAAAAAAGTTACTTGTTATACGAATTACAGAACTTATGTTTTTGGGACTAATTCCAATATAACCCTTAATGACCTGAATATCGGTCAGGTCAAGGACAAAGCTGAAGCAAGTATTTATACCAATGAGGCTACCAGCGGGACAGCAGTCATCATACAATCAACTGATAAGCAAATGTTGCTGCTCACTTGTGCACATATTGTGGATCTGCCTGATACTTTAATCTCTTATTCTGAATATGGCGACCTCCAGAATCAATTTATCCATAGCATCTCTCTCAAAGTAAAACAACAGATCGTAATCAAGGATGTGCCGGAAAACAACAGATTCTCGATTTTATGCAGTGACAGAAAGAAAGATATTGCTATTCTCGGCCGGACCTTTTCAGTTCCCGCAGCAACCCCTATACCTCCTCCTTTCGATTACCCTTTTGGTGATTCTGATCATCTTGAGTGGGGAAGTTTTGTTTATCTTGCAGGATACCCTGTTGGACAACTAATGATAACGAAAGGAATTGTGAGCAAAGCGCCTGATAAGACTTCTAATTTCCTGACTGATGCATCCTTTAATGAAGGTTTAAGTGGAGGAATCGTCCTGGCAATAAAAGATGGGGTACCCAATTTCGAACTGGTAGGTATCAGCCGCTCAGTATCAGCCAGGAATGAATATTTCCTCAAACCGGAGAAAGATATCCATGAGTTTAACTATAACCCATCAATCCCATATAGTGGTCCCCTATATGTTAATCAGAAGAAAGACATTAATTATGGAGTGAGTTTCGTGATTCCCATAAATCATATAAAGCAATTTATCCTTGATAATCATAAGGACCTGGCATCCAAAGGATTTGATATAATACCTGTAATCAATAATAATTAA
- a CDS encoding Mrp/NBP35 family ATP-binding protein, producing the protein MEITKDQILNALRSVMDPDLNKDVVTLGMIEDISIEGSKIAFRLVLTTPACPLKDKMKSDCIKAIQSKIDPYADVQVEVTSRTTTRRKEGESQLKGVKNIIAIVSGKGGVGKSTISANLAVSLAQLGAKVGLLDADIYGPSMPLMFGLQDARPEAREEDGHTVLIPVEKYGVKLLSIGFFVDPTKALVWRGPMASNYLTQMLTGSDWGELDYLVIDMPPGTGDIHLTLVQSVSVTGAAIVTTPQEVALADARKAYGMFATESINVPVLGLIENMAWFTPAELPENRYYIFGKEGGKRYAEEIGIPLLGQIPLVQGICDSGDSGKPVSLQDHSVVAAAFKELAESLVRQIAIRNSNMEPTKVVEMKS; encoded by the coding sequence ATGGAAATCACTAAGGATCAGATATTAAATGCATTACGTTCTGTAATGGATCCCGATCTAAATAAGGATGTGGTCACATTAGGGATGATTGAGGACATATCAATTGAAGGTAGCAAGATTGCATTCAGACTAGTTTTAACAACTCCAGCCTGTCCGTTGAAGGATAAGATGAAATCTGATTGCATTAAAGCTATTCAGTCCAAGATAGATCCATATGCTGACGTGCAGGTTGAAGTAACTTCCAGGACTACTACCAGGAGAAAAGAAGGAGAAAGCCAGTTGAAAGGCGTCAAGAATATCATTGCCATTGTTTCAGGCAAAGGTGGTGTTGGGAAATCGACGATTTCAGCTAATCTGGCGGTTTCCCTGGCTCAGTTGGGTGCAAAAGTAGGGTTACTGGATGCTGATATTTATGGTCCTTCCATGCCACTCATGTTTGGTTTGCAGGATGCAAGACCAGAAGCAAGGGAAGAGGATGGGCATACGGTGCTGATTCCGGTTGAAAAGTATGGCGTTAAGTTATTATCTATTGGTTTTTTTGTAGATCCAACGAAAGCTTTGGTATGGCGAGGTCCGATGGCTTCCAATTATCTGACACAGATGCTAACAGGAAGTGATTGGGGTGAACTGGATTACCTGGTAATTGATATGCCACCTGGAACCGGTGATATACATCTAACCCTCGTGCAATCTGTTTCAGTAACAGGTGCAGCTATTGTAACAACGCCCCAGGAGGTAGCTCTGGCTGATGCCAGGAAGGCTTATGGAATGTTTGCTACAGAGAGTATAAATGTTCCTGTGTTAGGATTGATAGAAAATATGGCCTGGTTTACTCCTGCAGAATTACCTGAAAACCGATATTATATTTTTGGTAAGGAAGGTGGGAAGCGCTATGCAGAAGAGATTGGAATTCCACTTCTTGGTCAGATTCCATTGGTGCAAGGCATTTGTGATTCAGGTGATTCGGGAAAGCCTGTATCATTGCAGGATCATTCAGTTGTGGCAGCAGCATTCAAAGAGTTAGCTGAGTCATTAGTCAGGCAGATTGCTATCAGGAATTCAAACATGGAACCAACGAAAGTAGTTGAGATGAAATCTTAA
- a CDS encoding NifU family protein gives MTQNQDLEIKVKNVIEQIRPYLQADGGDINFVELTSENVVNVELQGACGSCPFSRMTLKNGVEEAMRKALPEIRSVEAINL, from the coding sequence ATGACTCAAAACCAGGATCTAGAAATCAAGGTAAAAAATGTGATTGAACAAATCAGGCCTTATCTTCAGGCTGATGGTGGAGACATCAATTTTGTAGAACTCACAAGTGAAAATGTTGTAAATGTTGAACTACAGGGAGCATGCGGTTCCTGTCCATTCAGTCGGATGACCCTTAAGAACGGGGTTGAGGAAGCTATGCGGAAAGCACTTCCGGAGATCAGGTCGGTTGAAGCCATCAATCTTTAG